The genomic DNA GTGATGGAGACAAGTTTGAAATTTCTATTCTTGGCAGCTTTAGCGGATGCTATGACATCTGAACTTTCTCCAGACTGACTGAAGGCAATAACGAGACCATCTCTGTATTCAGAACTTTCGAGCATATCATTGAATAGCGAAGACTGCATCGGCCTGTTGAATATTGACAGGCGGTCCAGAATAAACGATAAGAAGAGAGCGGAATGATAGCTGCTTCCGCTTCCGATTATGAATATGTCTCTATCGTCGTAGAATAGATCCTTGATCCTTTCACCATGGTTAATTATCCTATCAAAAGATCTTTTAACAGTGAGAGGCTGTTCCTTTATCTCCGCTTCTAAATGATACATGATCCTGTCATATGGTAGAGTTATTTAAATAAAACTGGTGTTTCATTGCATCCGCAGCATATGGGGCATTGCTTATGAAATTGAATGAGAGATATTTTCCTGCATTTTGATTATGCTTCACTCATGAGCTATTGGATATGGAGGTAGTCCATGAAAAGCCGAAGCAGGTCTTAAAAAGTATGAGGAAAACAGCCCTGAAAAATTATGGATCAAGGAAGGTCTGAGATAAGCCCTACTTACTATGAATAATGTTATTATTTTGTATTCCCATAATGACACTGGTATCAACATGAGGCTGTCAAATAAGAATGCGATAATAACTGGTGGTGCCGGATCTATAGGATCAGCTGTCGCTGAACGTTTTCTGGAAGAGGGGGCCAATGTGCTCATAGTGGATCTGGATCAAAGATCCATCAATTCCACAGTAAATCGTCTAAAAAACAAAGGTGGAAGGATTGATGGATTCAGTGCTGATGTTTCAAAAGCCAGCAGCGTCAAAGAAATGCTTGATCATGCTATGAAATTTTTCGAAAAAGGGAGGATAGATATTCTAGCAAACATAGCAGGTATTGGTCCGTTCTCTAAGTTCACAGAAATCAAAGAATCAGACTGGGATAGGACAATCGACGTGAATCTGAAGGGAACGTTTCTCACCTCACAGGAAATATCCAAGGTAATGATAAAACAGGGAGGTGGCGTGATAATAAATATGTCTTCGACGAATGGTATTCTGGCGGAAGAGGGCCTTGCGGCTTATAATGCTTCCAAGGCAGGTGTGATCCTCTTATCGAAGACAATGGCGCTTGAACTCGCAAAGTATAACATCAGGGTAAATTCCGTATGCCCTGGATTTATAAGGACAAAGCTTCAGGATGAGGCCGGTCTGCCCAAGGATATGATCGATAACTACATCAAAAAGATACCTCTGGGAAGATTTGGAACGCCCATGGATGTTGCAAACCTTTTCTTGTTTCTTGCATCAGATGAATCAGCCTTCATAACGGGTACAGAGATAGTTATCGATGGCGGACAGATATGTCAGGAGTGAAGACATGAACGCCGCCGAATTAATATTTTTCCTTATTTGGGGGTTCTGGGGATTAAAAGCTTAAGCATAATATTTTTATCCGTCGAGATCATTGTTTTCTATGTCACAGAAAAAAGTGATCGATGTATCCGACCTTCCTAAAGGTGGCCCGTATTCTCATGCTGTTGTCTCAGGAAATCTGGTCTTTGTTTCCGGTCAGACCGGTCAGGTTCCAGATAAAAAGACTGGTTTTTCAGATCAATTCAACATTGCAATGGAGAAGATACGGAAGATTCTTCAGCAGGCTGGATCATCGCTGGATAACATATTGAAGACCACGGTGTACATTGCAGATGCCAGATATTTCAAGGAATTGAACGATCTGTACGGTAAATTTTTCAAATCTTCGCCACCAGCGCGGACAACGATAGTCTCTGGCTTTGTGGCTGATGATGTCTTGGTGGAGATCGACGTCATCGCTTCGATATAGGTGAGTCGATGGACTACCTTAAGGCACTCAACCTCCCCTTTGATACGCCATTCATGGTAGTTGATATAGAATGGACCAGAAAAAACATAAGGAAGATGCAGGATGTTGCCGATAGAAATGGTAAGAAGCTGCGGCCACACTCCAAGACTCATAAGATACCAGAACTTTCTAAGATGGAAATTGAGGCCGGTGCTGTCGGTGTGTGTGTGCAGAAGACGGCAGAAGCCGAGATCATGTTCTATGGCGGAGTAAAGAATATTCTGCTCAGCAATGAAACCTTCGGAAGCAAGTTTCTACGGCTTGGAAAATTGGCCTCCATGGGTTGTGATATTACCGTGGCTGTTGATAATGTCCCAGCGCTGGATCAATTCTCTGAGGTATGCAAGCAGCTGGGAATACATGGGAATGTATTGATCGATGTGAATATAGGTATGAATCGCTGTGGCGTAGAGCCTGAAAGAGTTGATTCCCTGATTGAAGGAATTAAGAGTCATGTCAATTTGAACCTTGCTGGCATAATGGCCTATGACGGTCACGTAAATGATCCTGATGTTAGGAAGCGTGAAGAGGAGGTAAGGGCAGAGGAATCCATCATAGAGCCGATTATAAGAAAAATCAGACCGTACTGTTCAGATGATCCTGTTGTTTCGGTTGGTGGAACGCCAACGGCTGAGATCTGGGCAAAATCCTCTCTGGCCACGGAACTGCAGCCGGGAACATACGTGTACTATGATGTACACTGTATGAGACAGAATCTCTGCACCATAGATGAGATATCCATGGGCGTGGTTTCTATGTGTACCAGTGAGAGTCAGGGTGATCGTATTGTTCTGGATGCTGGATACAAGTCCGTGGCGATTGATCAGGGTGTTTATCCAATGGTGATGGATGCGTATGGAAACGAATACAAAGTTCTATCGATGTCGGAGGAGCATACTGTGCTAAAAGCAAAGGATAACTCTTCGCATCTTGGGCAGAGATTTCTTTTGCTTCCTTACCATGCATGCACCACGACGGATCTCTGGGATTCGGCCTACGTATTCGATGGGAATAACCAACCATACAGTTTGCCAATCCGTGGAAGAGGAAAGAGAGAATAACCTTGCAAAGAAGCTGGGAAGTTTAGTTATGTGTGTCCAAGGACATAGGCGCTATGAACCAAAGAGTATTTGAAAGAACCGTGGCCGCGACAGGAACACCATAAGCGTTTGTTCTTCTGATTTTCGAGAACTTTCCCTGCAATCTGCAAAACTCCGATCTTCGCCGAAGGGAAGACTTGAACAATCGGCTAAAGAATAACCCACCAAATGTATCCATGTAGAATAATAGCATCATCGGAGCACAGATAGACGCGAGAAAAAATGAGAAATTTATTATTTAAATTAAATATCTATCATTGGGAACATGGCCAGCTTATTCAGCTATCTCCTCTCTCAGCTGTGCATTCACTATTTCCTTCACATTCTTCGGATATCTCATGGCAACAGTGATTATCAGTGCGATCAGTGCAGGAATAACGGCTGCATAGAGAAATGCCGTCCTGAATGCTATCCTGGTCAGAAGGTATGAAAGCAGAAGAGGCCCTATGATCCCGCCTATGTTGAATGTCATCAGTACGGCACCGCTGACTGATCCCACGACCTGGTCCCTGACCATATCCTGTCCAGCTGCAGGGCTGAGAATTGAGAATATACTCCATCCTGTACCGAAGGCTATGGTGAGTATCAGGTAAAGGAGAATACTACGATGAAGCAGCACCATCAGCAGCGAGGAGAGGAATATCAACGTTATTGCAAGGACGAGTATGTATTTTCTCCCGATCCTGTCGCTTGCCATTCCGGCTGGAATACCGAAGATGATGCCGCCGACGCCCAGAACGGAGACTATAACGGCCGTCGAACCGTAGGTGAAGCCGACGACCTTCTCCAGAAAATAGGAGAAGTATCCAAGCACGTTGAGTAGGGTGAAGCCGAAAAAGAACATAGCCAGCATTGGAAAGATCGAATATCCATTCACCATCTCTCTTAACGGGTTCTTGGGTTTCTTCTCCATTTTGAATATGTTTGGAATGAACGCATAGAATATTGCTGAGATGACGAAGCCGATTATTCCCGATATGAGGAACGGCATCCTATAGGAATGGTGAAACGGAAGGAATATATATGGCGCCATCACGAGTCCAAGGCCAGCCATGACGCCCCAGACCATAACACCGGTGCCTCTTGATTCTGGATTGGCATCGCCCAGAAATGCAACCGATGCAGACTGAAACATTCCCACGCCAAATCCGACGAGCACTCTTGAAATGATCAGCTCGACGGCATTGACCGAATATCCGGTCGCAATTGTGAACACCGAAAAAAAAAGAACGGACGCAACCACTATGGCCTTCGGTGAGAATTTGTCGAAGAGAAAACCTCCCACAAGACTGAACACAGCTATGCCGGCTGCATATCCACTGATCAGTATTCCTAGATAATAGGAGGGGAGCCGGACATTGGAAATTATGGTCGCAGAGGCGAACGTATATGCAGATCCATCAAAATCGGCTGCAAGTGCAGGCAGCGCGCCGATCACGAAAACGGTGATCAGGCCAATCACGCTACTTGTTGCCAGTTTTCTTGTTGTCTCCATACCTGTCAAATATATTCATGGTGATAAAACTTTCGTCTCACGAAACCACAGAATGAAGCCAATTTTCTTATATGATATGATAATTCATTGCTATGGATCCGATGCAGGCATATAAAGTAAGGTTTGCGAACGATATATTTATAGATGGCGACTGGGTATATTTTACGGAGAAGTACATCAGGAATGATGAATATCATTCTATTATAAAGCGGATGGACCGATCTGGAAATATTGTGCAGGTTACGTTCGGTGAAAATGAGCGCTATCCCAAGATATACGGCAATTCGCTCTTCTACATCAAATACACAAAGGAAAAGGAATCTCTGATGCGTGTTGATAATCTATCAGAGGCTAAGGAGATCGCCTCATTTGCGAAGATCTCGGACTACGTCCTGATAGGGAAGGATATCTATGTCATAGCGCAGGAGCCCACGGATAATACATTGCCATTTGAGGCCCATGATATAAAATATAGATTCAATGCGCGTGGCCTTCTCCGTTCCTATAATGCCCTTTACAGGATAAGGGAGAAGCCGGAGAAGATCTATTCCGGAAATTTCGATGTCACAGGTATAAGATCAAACGGAGGCAGGATAGTCATATCCACAACCGAAAATTCGAACGATTATGGTCTCACCGATCTTTTTGAAATCGATGCAGAGGGAAAGAAGCTTAAGAGGATAACGAAGGATTCTGCTGATATAAATGATTTCGCTATATCTGATTCTGGCAGAATAGCCTTTTCTGGTTACTACGGACTGGATGTGGGCAGGGTCTCAAACATAGTATTCCCTGAGGAGGATCTAGAGATATCAGTTGGAAAGGATGCATACAACTCAGTCATAGGAGATTCCTTTGGTGGCTCGCATTACAGGATTCTATTCTACGGCAATAAAATATATGCCATTGGGCAGGATCGATCGTCTTCTTTCGTCTATGAAGTCGGCGACGAAGTCAGGAGGATCACGCCTGAGGAACGCAACATAGTGGACTTCGACTTCAGAGGTTCGCTCGCCTACATCTATTCTGATATGGTGCATCCATCGGTGGTCAGTTTCGATTCTGAGTACGACCTGAATCCAGACATCAGAGGTATAAAGGCGCAGTCGTTTGATATGGATGGCGGCGAATGCTTTGCCATGGTAGCATCAAAGGATGCTCCGTCCATACTCTTCATACATGGTGGTCCGCACACTGCTTACGGACACACGTATTTCATAGAGTTTCAGTATTTCTTTTCCAACGGATACAACATACTGTTCTGCAATCCTCCCGGAAGCACAGGATACGGGCAGGAATATGAGAAAGCCTGCATAGGCGACTGGGGTGGAAAGGATCTTCAGTACATAGAGAAGTTCGTAAAGGAATGCAGGATCAAATATGGGCTCACAGGAAAGATCGGGGTGACCGGCGGTTCCTACGGAGGATATATGACCAACTGGATCGTGACGCAGACGAACGAATTTGCTTGCGCAATATCTGAAAGATCCATATCCAACCTATTCAGCATGATAGGCACAAGCGATATCGGCTTCTGGTTCAACACGCTTGAACTGGACTTGAAGGATCCGTACTCCAGTGAGGGCATGCAGAAATTGATGGAATTTTCACCCATAAACTACGTGAAGAAGGTTAAGACACCGACAATGCTCATAACCGGAGAGGAGGACTACAGATGCCCAATAGAACAAGCAGAACAGTTCTACGTTGCACTTAAGCTCAACAATGTGGATGCCTCTCTGGTCCGATATCCTGGCGATAATCATGAACATGCCAGATCAGGTGTTCCAAAAAACATGCTGGACAGGCTGAAGAGAAAGACCGAGTGGTTCGATAGGTATCTGAAGAAGGAAAACTGATGATTGATTTCATCTACCTGTTAGGTTCGGTCATACTTCTCGCTTCGCTGCATATGGTGGCTCCAGATCACTGGTTGCCACTGGCAGCTCTTTCCATAAAAAGGAAATTGAAAGCTTCCAGCGCCGCATTCATAGCCTCTGTTCTGGGTTTTGCGCACTCATTGCTCTCTCTCGCTCTTTCGCTGGCTATAATATTCCTTGGTATGTACTTTTTTGGGTTCGTCTCATTTAAGATAATTGCCATCGTCATAATAGGCATCGTGTGTTTTTACATTTTCATGAACACGATCATGGAATCGAGGAGATCAACGAAAGTCGAGGAAACCGCGCTGACGGTTAGCGTCCTACCCGATCCAGCGGTTCTACCCTTCGTCGTGGCAGCCGGCATATACGGCGATTACGGTATATTTTACATATCATTCGCCTTTGTGGGGGCGAGCGTGATAGCCCTTGCATTGATATCTTATGCAGCCAACAAGGGGCTTCTATCAGGGCTTAAGAACCTAAATCCTGTAACCGTAGACAGGATCGTGATAGTCATACTCATCATCACGGCCGTCTACATCTATATCTTCGGCTGATCTGCCTTCGTCAGAGCTATTATCAACCTTTCCTTTCTCAGTACCATCTTCTCAGGATCGAAGCGAATTCTCCTCAACTGATCCGATGTAAGACCATTCAGAAACGAGAGGCACTTCTTCCCAGCTTCAGAATCCTTCGGTACGGGATAAAGCCATTTTTCGAAGGTCAGTTCCTCAATGGTCGTATTCATAGATAAGATCTTGAGGCCATGAAGTTCAGCCAATTTGCGATATTCGCTTATCTTGAGAGCACCGACATGCGTTGGATCCCTGATTCTCTCCAGCATGTTGAAGTTGTCTTCGTCATCGTCTTCTGGTGAGACCATATCTGCTATCGCTATGGTCCCATTTTCGGCAATTAATTTCGAAGCTTTGTTAAAGAAGGCGCTTTTGTCGTTGAAATGATGAAGAGCCCTCCGTATTGTGATGGCATCGAATTTGATATCGGTCTCATAGGATTCAAACTGTGTCTTGATGAACTCCACGTTCTTTATGCCACGATCCTTCATGAGATCCCGTGCCTTATTTATCATATTTTCCGTTTCATCTATGGCAATCACGCGCCTGCATTTTTGTGATAATGCGGCTGCTGTGAAGCCAGTACCGGTAGCGACGTCTAGACAGTTATTCAGACCATCCGGTATGATCGACATGAGCAGATCAAGATCCGCACCCTTAGCATGAGAAACGCTTTTTGCATAACCTTCAGCATATTTATCGAAAAATGGATTATCTGACATCGTTGTTCATGCGCCCGTTGATGATAAAATTTTAGTTCAGCTTATGGCAGCACTGCGACCAAGAACGCAGGGATATAGCCTTTCTGGATATGCTAAGTAGATCAATGGGTGTGCACGTTCTTCGGATAACCGGCTGAAGCATTCGGCCACGCTCCATGAGCCTCACTATACCAATAGGTCAAGTGAGCGATAATCTGAAACTTCACTCATGGGTGGAGTGGAGACCAGCAACAAGCTCCGAAGCCTTAGTGAGGAGTAGCTGACTCTTCCATTTATCAAGCTTTATCTAAATATCGTTTCTATCTGGCGTAAACTTAATTCAACCGTAACGATCATCATTGAGTGATAGACTTTGACAGGCTGTATACTTTCGCATACAGCCTTGTGATGCATTATCTCCTTGCGTTCAAGTACATTTCATACGGGTTAATATTAGGCATCTTGCTACTGAGGAAGACATATAGAACAGCCTTTGGAGGCAAGTTTTCAAGAAGATCCATATTTCTTTCCCCACTCCTGTATCTGATATTCACAGTTGCTGTTTCATTCAATATGCTGATCGTGTCAATGATCGTGTCTATTTTCGCTTTTATCCTTGGTGTCTATGTATCATTTCACACATCCAAAAGCATAATATTCTTCACAAAGAGTCAGAGGACATACTATAAGAGACCTGTATGGGTTGTCTCTGTATGGTCCCTGGCCTTCATAGGGAGGCTTACTGTGCTCTTCTTCTTTCCGGCGGTGAACGGAGACGTCTTCTCCATTCTGCTGTTCTTCGCCACCGGCCTTATAATTGGAGAGGCGGCCCATACCGTGAGGAAGCAGAAGCAGGCGACGAGCCAGACGAGGAAATTCAGACTGAGAATACCAGGCATAAGTAGACGCAAGGGATAAAACATGTTAGATGCCTTATTAAAATAATCACTACCAATCAATTATTATGCTCACTGACGACACTCTCCGTGAAGGGCTTCAGACTCCAGGTCTTTCCTTCACCGTTGACGAGAAGATCAGGATTGCGAGGATGATCTCTGAAGCCGGTGTTAAACGTGCGCTTGTTTCATATCCATCCGCCCATGCTTCAGAGGTAGAGGTAACCGAGAAGATAGTTTCAGAAAGATTGTTCTCCGAGGTTTTCGCCCTTGGAAGAACGGTGATCGATGACATAGATGTAATAGCTCAAACTGGTGCCAACATATCTCTTCATCTTCCCTTTGGTTCCTTTGATATGGAGGATATATGCCTAAGCATCAAGCATGCAAAAAAATACGGCAGAACAGTGGAGATAGCCATAGTGGATGTCGTTTCCTACGGCATTGATGATGTCGTGCGCATTGCGAAGAAATTTTCAGAGTGCGGTGCAGATGTTGTACAGCTTCCCGACACCAAGGGAGCCGGAACGCCTAATAGGATGGTGAGTATCGTCAGAGAGGTCAAGAAAAATTTGGATGTGGCGGTAGAAATACACTGCCACAATGACCTAGGCCTGTCAATTGCGGAGGCCATCGCCGGAATAGACGCTGGTGCAGATCATGTTGATACTACCGTGATGGGTATCGGCGAAAGGAACGGGATAAGCGATGAAATAACGATTGCAAGGTATCTGAACGATATAGGTATTGAGAAATACGACATCAAAGCGTTCAGAAGAGCCTACGAATATGTCTTCGATCTGATCATGAATAAAATAGGATCACGCTTCTTTATGGATAATATGCCTGTTCTTGGCAGAAACGTGGAGACGGTTACAGCAGGTACTCATGCAGGATCCTTTCCCTCAGATCACTATTCATTCAACGTTTATGCGGGAAGGAATGCGATCAGGGCGGCCCTTTCCTCCAGAGGTATAAATGCTACCGATAGTGAGATCCGAAAGATAGTGCAGATGGTGAAGGATCACTCCGTCATAGAAGGAAGGGCGTTTCGTCTGGACGATGTTGTAAAGATATACGGTGAGGTTCATGAGAGTTCTTGAGATAGGTCATATAGTTGCAGGCCCAACCGCGGGTCTTCTGCTCTCAGACATGGGATTCGAGGTTATAAAGATAGAGAGGCCAGGGAGTGGCGACATAGCGAGATCTCTGACCGGATCAAGCGCTGGAGCATTTCCATTCTACAACAGAGGAAAGAAGAGCATAACGATAGATCTCAAGAGCGAGGACGGTCGTAAAATATTCTTGAAACTTGTTTCGACGTCTTCCGTAATAATTGATAACCTTGGATACGGTGCGATGGATTCTCTGGGTCTCTCCTATGAGAGGATCGCTGATGTTAATCCACGGATAGTCTATCTTTCGATCAGAGGATATGGTGACGGCCCATATGAGAGGAGAAAGTCGCTGGATTATCCGATCGAAGTACACAGCGGTCTGGCCTACATGACGGGCCTGACCGGAAGGCCGATGAGGGTGGGCGCCTCCATCGTCGATATGGGTGCTGCTATGTTCGGCGTCATGAATGTGATGAATGCTCTGTCTGAGGTTGAAAGGACGGGCAAGGGGAAGAAGATATCGGTAGGGCTGTTTGAGACCTCTATGTTTTTTGTCGGACAGCACATCGCAACCTATCAGATAACCGGACAGGAACTGAAACCGATAAACGAAGAAGGGTTCGCATGGGGCATATACGATTTCTTCAAGACAAAGGATCTTAAGGATGTCTTCGTTGCGGTCACCACCGACGAGCAGTGGAGGCACTTCTGCAGTGAATTTTCTCTCGATATTCAGGATAAATACCCAACCAACAAGGCAAGGTATGAGAACAGGAAATCGCTAATCCCGTATCTCCAAAACGTCATCGGACAGTATGAAGAAAGGGAATTGATCGGTAAACTGGAAAAATCCAACATTAGCTATGCTACCCTGAACAGGCCATGGGATCTCATATCTGATGTGCATGCTTCCAGGAAGATGGCAAGAGAATCCTATAATGGTAAGGATCTTTATGTTCCCACTTCACCACTGAACACGTATCGCGAAGGTGATCCACCTTCTCTGGGGAGAGACAATGATGAGATACTTGCTGATCTTGGATATTCCAGAGAGGAGATCGATATATTGCGAAGGAAGAACGTAATATGAAATATATTAAATTGTTATCTATTGATTTTGAAATAATTATAACATGTTAGATCGATAATTTATGATGTGGGTAAAACATTAACATATCATGGTCGAGGAAAAGAAATATACGGGTAGCGTCTCAGATAGGCTAGAAAGGCTGCCATTTGGGACGCCCCAGAGAAATTTTCTGCTCATGGTGACGGGAGGGGAATGGGCAGAAACGCTGATGCTGCTTGGAAACGGTGCGATACTTGCGCTTGTGGCCACCGTCCTTCACTTCAGCCATGTGCTGGCTACACTGGTTGTGCCTACCTCTTTCTTCCTTGGCGAATTCATCGGCAGTATATTCTTCGGCTGGCTCGGGGATCAGAAGGGAAGGAGGACGGTGTTTCTGTACAATCTTCTGGTATTCTCCGTTGGCATGATTTTGGCCGGCCTGATGTCTTCAGCCATATTGATAGCTGTGTTCGTCTTCATAGGAGGAATCGGTGTGGGCG from Thermoplasma sp. Kam2015 includes the following:
- a CDS encoding CaiB/BaiF CoA-transferase family protein produces the protein MRVLEIGHIVAGPTAGLLLSDMGFEVIKIERPGSGDIARSLTGSSAGAFPFYNRGKKSITIDLKSEDGRKIFLKLVSTSSVIIDNLGYGAMDSLGLSYERIADVNPRIVYLSIRGYGDGPYERRKSLDYPIEVHSGLAYMTGLTGRPMRVGASIVDMGAAMFGVMNVMNALSEVERTGKGKKISVGLFETSMFFVGQHIATYQITGQELKPINEEGFAWGIYDFFKTKDLKDVFVAVTTDEQWRHFCSEFSLDIQDKYPTNKARYENRKSLIPYLQNVIGQYEERELIGKLEKSNISYATLNRPWDLISDVHASRKMARESYNGKDLYVPTSPLNTYREGDPPSLGRDNDEILADLGYSREEIDILRRKNVI
- a CDS encoding alanine racemase; amino-acid sequence: MDYLKALNLPFDTPFMVVDIEWTRKNIRKMQDVADRNGKKLRPHSKTHKIPELSKMEIEAGAVGVCVQKTAEAEIMFYGGVKNILLSNETFGSKFLRLGKLASMGCDITVAVDNVPALDQFSEVCKQLGIHGNVLIDVNIGMNRCGVEPERVDSLIEGIKSHVNLNLAGIMAYDGHVNDPDVRKREEEVRAEESIIEPIIRKIRPYCSDDPVVSVGGTPTAEIWAKSSLATELQPGTYVYYDVHCMRQNLCTIDEISMGVVSMCTSESQGDRIVLDAGYKSVAIDQGVYPMVMDAYGNEYKVLSMSEEHTVLKAKDNSSHLGQRFLLLPYHACTTTDLWDSAYVFDGNNQPYSLPIRGRGKRE
- a CDS encoding SDR family NAD(P)-dependent oxidoreductase, translating into MRLSNKNAIITGGAGSIGSAVAERFLEEGANVLIVDLDQRSINSTVNRLKNKGGRIDGFSADVSKASSVKEMLDHAMKFFEKGRIDILANIAGIGPFSKFTEIKESDWDRTIDVNLKGTFLTSQEISKVMIKQGGGVIINMSSTNGILAEEGLAAYNASKAGVILLSKTMALELAKYNIRVNSVCPGFIRTKLQDEAGLPKDMIDNYIKKIPLGRFGTPMDVANLFLFLASDESAFITGTEIVIDGGQICQE
- a CDS encoding class I SAM-dependent methyltransferase; amino-acid sequence: MSDNPFFDKYAEGYAKSVSHAKGADLDLLMSIIPDGLNNCLDVATGTGFTAAALSQKCRRVIAIDETENMINKARDLMKDRGIKNVEFIKTQFESYETDIKFDAITIRRALHHFNDKSAFFNKASKLIAENGTIAIADMVSPEDDDEDNFNMLERIRDPTHVGALKISEYRKLAELHGLKILSMNTTIEELTFEKWLYPVPKDSEAGKKCLSFLNGLTSDQLRRIRFDPEKMVLRKERLIIALTKADQPKI
- a CDS encoding RidA family protein, with product MSQKKVIDVSDLPKGGPYSHAVVSGNLVFVSGQTGQVPDKKTGFSDQFNIAMEKIRKILQQAGSSLDNILKTTVYIADARYFKELNDLYGKFFKSSPPARTTIVSGFVADDVLVEIDVIASI
- a CDS encoding S9 family peptidase encodes the protein MDPMQAYKVRFANDIFIDGDWVYFTEKYIRNDEYHSIIKRMDRSGNIVQVTFGENERYPKIYGNSLFYIKYTKEKESLMRVDNLSEAKEIASFAKISDYVLIGKDIYVIAQEPTDNTLPFEAHDIKYRFNARGLLRSYNALYRIREKPEKIYSGNFDVTGIRSNGGRIVISTTENSNDYGLTDLFEIDAEGKKLKRITKDSADINDFAISDSGRIAFSGYYGLDVGRVSNIVFPEEDLEISVGKDAYNSVIGDSFGGSHYRILFYGNKIYAIGQDRSSSFVYEVGDEVRRITPEERNIVDFDFRGSLAYIYSDMVHPSVVSFDSEYDLNPDIRGIKAQSFDMDGGECFAMVASKDAPSILFIHGGPHTAYGHTYFIEFQYFFSNGYNILFCNPPGSTGYGQEYEKACIGDWGGKDLQYIEKFVKECRIKYGLTGKIGVTGGSYGGYMTNWIVTQTNEFACAISERSISNLFSMIGTSDIGFWFNTLELDLKDPYSSEGMQKLMEFSPINYVKKVKTPTMLITGEEDYRCPIEQAEQFYVALKLNNVDASLVRYPGDNHEHARSGVPKNMLDRLKRKTEWFDRYLKKEN
- a CDS encoding MFS transporter — encoded protein: METTRKLATSSVIGLITVFVIGALPALAADFDGSAYTFASATIISNVRLPSYYLGILISGYAAGIAVFSLVGGFLFDKFSPKAIVVASVLFFSVFTIATGYSVNAVELIISRVLVGFGVGMFQSASVAFLGDANPESRGTGVMVWGVMAGLGLVMAPYIFLPFHHSYRMPFLISGIIGFVISAIFYAFIPNIFKMEKKPKNPLREMVNGYSIFPMLAMFFFGFTLLNVLGYFSYFLEKVVGFTYGSTAVIVSVLGVGGIIFGIPAGMASDRIGRKYILVLAITLIFLSSLLMVLLHRSILLYLILTIAFGTGWSIFSILSPAAGQDMVRDQVVGSVSGAVLMTFNIGGIIGPLLLSYLLTRIAFRTAFLYAAVIPALIALIITVAMRYPKNVKEIVNAQLREEIAE